The Trichosurus vulpecula isolate mTriVul1 chromosome 3, mTriVul1.pri, whole genome shotgun sequence genome includes a window with the following:
- the ZNF79 gene encoding zinc finger protein 79 isoform X2, whose protein sequence is MDFTQEEWGQLDLPQKDLYKDLMLEKYRNLVLLGLPVSKPDVNSELEQGEDSWIPRKEDPGSTCSDWETVPKSKESPPNPDFFEDNLTASKEAIMETLPRVGPEDPTFQETWECDGRLERQQENQERDLRQVKITHKKPSPGERGHEGSELGRNFGLRSVLVTQQRVPIGKSLLKCNTHRKNSNLLKHHKIHTGEKPYTCNDCGKGFSYCSSLSQHQKSHTGEKPYECNECGKAFSQSSSLVQHQRIHTGEKPYKCNECGKAFSQNANLTKHQRTHTGEKPYKCNECERAFGDCSALIQHQRIHTGEKPYECNECGKAFRHSANLTNHQRTHTGEKPYKCIQCGKSFGYCAAFIQHQRIHTGEKPYKCNECGKAFSQSANLTNHQRIHTGEKPYKCNECGKDFSQSTNLIIHQKIHTGEKPYECNECGKAFSDSSALIRHHVIHTGEKPYECNECGKAFNQSSSLTQHQRTHTGEKPYKCKECGKAFRCSSAFIRHQRLHTGE, encoded by the exons ATGGACTTCACTCAGGAGGAGTGGGGGCAGCTAGACCTTCCTCAGAAAGACCTGTACAAGGACCTGATGTTGGAGAAGTACAGGAACCTGGTTTTGCTGG GGCTTCCAGTTTCTAAACCTGATGTGAATTCTGAGTTGGAACAAGGAGAAGACTCATGGATACCCAGGAAAGAAGATCCAGGAAGCACCTGTTCAG aCTGGGAGACTGTACCTAAGTCCAAAGAATCACCTCCAAATCCTGACTTTTTTGAAGATAACTTAACTGCATCCAAAGAAGCAATAATGGAAACACTACCAAGAGTTGGTCCAGAGGACCCCACATTTCAAGAGACCTGGGAATGTGATGGCAGACTAGAGAGGCagcaggaaaaccaagagagagattTAAGGCAAGTAAAAATCACTCACAAGAAACCTTCCCCTGGAGAGAGAGGTCATGAAGGTAGTGAACTTGGGAGGAACTTTGGCCTGAGGTCAGTCCTTGTTACACAACAGAGAGTTCCTATAGGCAAAAGCCTCCTTAAATGTAACACACACAGAAAGAATTCAAACCTACTTAAACATCATAAAAtacatactggagaaaaaccctataCTTGTAATGATTGTGGAAAAGGCTTCAGCTACTGTTCATCCCTTTCTCAGCATCAGAAAAGTCATAccggagagaaaccatatgaatgtaacgaatgtgggaaagccttcagccaGAGCTCATCCCTTGttcagcatcagagaattcatactggagagaaaccctataaatgtaatgaatgtggaaaagctttcagtCAGAATGCAAATCTCACAAaacatcagagaactcatactggagagaaaccctataaatgtaatgaatgtgagaGAGCCTTCGGTGACTGCTCAGCccttattcaacatcagagaattcatactggagagaaaccttatgaatgtaatgaatgtggaaaagccttccgCCACAGTGCAAATCTCACAAACCATCAAAGAactcacactggagaaaaaccctacAAATGTATTCAGTGTGGAAAATCCTTTGGTTATTGTGCAGCTTTTAttcagcatcagagaattcatactggagagaaaccctataaatgtaatgaatgtgggaaagccttcagtcagAGTGCAAATCTCACAaaccatcagagaattcatactggagaaaaaccctataaatgtaatgaatgtgggaaagactTCAGCCAGAGTACAAACCTCATAAtccatcagaaaattcatactggagagaaaccttatgaatgtaacgaatgtgggaaagccttcagtgaTAGCTCAGCCCTTATTAGACACCATGtcattcatactggagagaaaccctatgaatgtaatgaatgtggaaaagctttcaatCAGAGCTCATcacttactcaacatcagagaactcatactggagagaaaccttataaatgtaaggagtgtggaaaagcttttagGTGTAGTTCAGCCTTCATCAGACATCAAAGACTCCATACAGGAGAGTAA
- the ZNF79 gene encoding zinc finger protein 79 isoform X1: MVGVLRSQEPVAFKDVVMDFTQEEWGQLDLPQKDLYKDLMLEKYRNLVLLGLPVSKPDVNSELEQGEDSWIPRKEDPGSTCSDWETVPKSKESPPNPDFFEDNLTASKEAIMETLPRVGPEDPTFQETWECDGRLERQQENQERDLRQVKITHKKPSPGERGHEGSELGRNFGLRSVLVTQQRVPIGKSLLKCNTHRKNSNLLKHHKIHTGEKPYTCNDCGKGFSYCSSLSQHQKSHTGEKPYECNECGKAFSQSSSLVQHQRIHTGEKPYKCNECGKAFSQNANLTKHQRTHTGEKPYKCNECERAFGDCSALIQHQRIHTGEKPYECNECGKAFRHSANLTNHQRTHTGEKPYKCIQCGKSFGYCAAFIQHQRIHTGEKPYKCNECGKAFSQSANLTNHQRIHTGEKPYKCNECGKDFSQSTNLIIHQKIHTGEKPYECNECGKAFSDSSALIRHHVIHTGEKPYECNECGKAFNQSSSLTQHQRTHTGEKPYKCKECGKAFRCSSAFIRHQRLHTGE, from the exons GAACCTGTGGCATTTAAAGATGTGGTTATGGACTTCACTCAGGAGGAGTGGGGGCAGCTAGACCTTCCTCAGAAAGACCTGTACAAGGACCTGATGTTGGAGAAGTACAGGAACCTGGTTTTGCTGG GGCTTCCAGTTTCTAAACCTGATGTGAATTCTGAGTTGGAACAAGGAGAAGACTCATGGATACCCAGGAAAGAAGATCCAGGAAGCACCTGTTCAG aCTGGGAGACTGTACCTAAGTCCAAAGAATCACCTCCAAATCCTGACTTTTTTGAAGATAACTTAACTGCATCCAAAGAAGCAATAATGGAAACACTACCAAGAGTTGGTCCAGAGGACCCCACATTTCAAGAGACCTGGGAATGTGATGGCAGACTAGAGAGGCagcaggaaaaccaagagagagattTAAGGCAAGTAAAAATCACTCACAAGAAACCTTCCCCTGGAGAGAGAGGTCATGAAGGTAGTGAACTTGGGAGGAACTTTGGCCTGAGGTCAGTCCTTGTTACACAACAGAGAGTTCCTATAGGCAAAAGCCTCCTTAAATGTAACACACACAGAAAGAATTCAAACCTACTTAAACATCATAAAAtacatactggagaaaaaccctataCTTGTAATGATTGTGGAAAAGGCTTCAGCTACTGTTCATCCCTTTCTCAGCATCAGAAAAGTCATAccggagagaaaccatatgaatgtaacgaatgtgggaaagccttcagccaGAGCTCATCCCTTGttcagcatcagagaattcatactggagagaaaccctataaatgtaatgaatgtggaaaagctttcagtCAGAATGCAAATCTCACAAaacatcagagaactcatactggagagaaaccctataaatgtaatgaatgtgagaGAGCCTTCGGTGACTGCTCAGCccttattcaacatcagagaattcatactggagagaaaccttatgaatgtaatgaatgtggaaaagccttccgCCACAGTGCAAATCTCACAAACCATCAAAGAactcacactggagaaaaaccctacAAATGTATTCAGTGTGGAAAATCCTTTGGTTATTGTGCAGCTTTTAttcagcatcagagaattcatactggagagaaaccctataaatgtaatgaatgtgggaaagccttcagtcagAGTGCAAATCTCACAaaccatcagagaattcatactggagaaaaaccctataaatgtaatgaatgtgggaaagactTCAGCCAGAGTACAAACCTCATAAtccatcagaaaattcatactggagagaaaccttatgaatgtaacgaatgtgggaaagccttcagtgaTAGCTCAGCCCTTATTAGACACCATGtcattcatactggagagaaaccctatgaatgtaatgaatgtggaaaagctttcaatCAGAGCTCATcacttactcaacatcagagaactcatactggagagaaaccttataaatgtaaggagtgtggaaaagcttttagGTGTAGTTCAGCCTTCATCAGACATCAAAGACTCCATACAGGAGAGTAA